A single region of the Plantactinospora soyae genome encodes:
- a CDS encoding endonuclease V, whose translation MPRTVAEAEAVQDRLRPLVDLVGPGPTAPRTVAGLDVAYAEDGDRLAAAVTVLDADTLAVLDTAVTIGRAAFDYVPGLFAFRELPALLTALDRLTVQPDLLVCDGHGLAHPRRFGLACHLGVLTGRPAIGVGKTPLIGDWTEPGRPRGSWTPLVDGTEPVGRVLRTQDGVKPVFVSVGHRMDLDNACAQVLRLASRYRLPETTRSADRLCRDELRRSAGRG comes from the coding sequence ATGCCGCGTACGGTGGCCGAGGCGGAAGCCGTACAGGATCGGCTACGGCCGTTGGTCGATCTGGTGGGGCCGGGGCCGACCGCGCCCCGGACGGTGGCCGGCCTCGACGTGGCGTACGCCGAGGACGGCGACCGGCTCGCCGCCGCCGTGACGGTGCTCGACGCCGACACCCTGGCCGTGCTGGACACGGCGGTGACCATCGGTCGGGCCGCCTTCGACTACGTTCCCGGGCTGTTCGCGTTCCGGGAACTGCCGGCGCTGCTGACGGCGCTGGACCGGTTGACGGTGCAGCCGGACCTGCTGGTCTGCGACGGTCACGGGCTCGCCCATCCACGCCGCTTCGGGTTGGCCTGCCACCTGGGCGTGCTCACCGGTCGACCGGCGATCGGGGTGGGCAAGACCCCGCTGATCGGGGACTGGACCGAACCGGGCCGGCCACGCGGCTCCTGGACGCCGCTGGTCGACGGGACCGAGCCGGTCGGTCGGGTGCTGCGTACCCAGGACGGCGTCAAGCCGGTCTTCGTCTCGGTCGGCCACCGGATGGACCTGGACAACGCCTGCGCGCAGGTGCTCAGGCTGGCTTCCCGGTACCGGTTGCCGGAGACCACCCGGTCCGCCGACCGGCTGTGCCGCGACGAGCTGCGCAGATCCGCCGGACGGGGCTGA
- a CDS encoding ATP-binding cassette domain-containing protein: MRIDVEGLVLRYGDTTALDGLTFNLAGGKIYGLLGRSGSGKTSLLSVLAAFRRESAGSVRVDGRPVFENGEVTRDIIMIRDGGETVKIGTAEDAVYFAEWLRPNWDGDYARSLMDRFELKPKSKVSEMSKGQQSAMGVVIGLASRAPLTIFDESYLGMDVPSRYAFYEAMLADYMLHPRTIILSAHLIEEISSLFEEVLIIDRGKLLVHEETETLLSRGRAVTGPAEQVDAFTSGLTVLGSRQLGPTRSTMVYGDLDEDQRRQAVEAGLELEPIAMQDLFVHLTGGPR, encoded by the coding sequence ATGAGAATCGATGTCGAGGGTCTGGTGCTGCGCTACGGCGACACCACCGCGTTGGACGGACTGACCTTCAACCTGGCGGGCGGCAAGATCTACGGGCTGCTCGGTCGCAGCGGTTCGGGCAAGACGAGCCTGCTCTCCGTACTGGCCGCCTTCCGGCGGGAGTCCGCCGGCAGCGTACGGGTCGACGGCCGACCGGTCTTCGAGAACGGCGAGGTCACCCGGGACATCATCATGATCCGGGACGGCGGTGAGACGGTGAAGATCGGCACGGCCGAGGACGCCGTCTACTTCGCCGAATGGCTGCGCCCGAACTGGGACGGCGACTACGCCCGATCCCTGATGGACAGATTCGAGCTGAAGCCGAAGTCGAAGGTCAGCGAGATGTCCAAGGGCCAGCAGTCGGCGATGGGGGTGGTGATCGGGCTGGCCAGCCGGGCGCCGCTGACGATCTTCGACGAGTCGTACCTGGGCATGGACGTGCCGTCCCGGTACGCGTTCTACGAGGCGATGCTCGCCGACTACATGCTGCACCCCCGCACGATCATCCTCTCGGCACACCTGATCGAGGAGATCAGTTCGCTGTTCGAGGAGGTCCTGATCATCGATCGCGGCAAGCTGTTGGTGCACGAGGAGACCGAGACGCTGCTGTCCCGGGGTCGTGCCGTGACCGGGCCCGCCGAGCAGGTCGACGCCTTCACCAGCGGACTGACCGTGCTGGGCTCCCGCCAACTCGGCCCGACCAGGTCGACGATGGTCTACGGCGACCTCGACGAGGATCAGCGGCGCCAGGCCGTCGAGGCCGGGCTGGAACTGGAGCCGATCGCGATGCAGGACCTGTTCGTCCACCTCACCGGAGGGCCCCGATGA
- a CDS encoding TioE family transcriptional regulator — translation MPGGRLRPVDLAREHGLSTQAIRNYEDAGILPPADRTPNGYRIYTPLHAQALRVFGALVPAHGHATATEIMRAVNQDSVQDALTLVDESHAQSLQDRHTLLAVERALHDLTATELPVPTQAGVTFVGPLARRLGIRPATLRKWERAGLVHPHREPRTGYRVYAPADVRDAQLTHQLRRGGYLLRQIAPLLDQVRAAGGVGPLETALTAWRDRLTTRSVAMLAAAGELHTYLAQRPSASR, via the coding sequence GTGCCCGGTGGGCGACTTCGGCCGGTCGATCTGGCCCGCGAACACGGCCTCTCCACCCAGGCGATCCGGAACTACGAGGACGCGGGCATCCTGCCACCGGCGGACCGGACACCGAACGGCTACCGGATCTACACCCCGCTGCACGCCCAGGCGCTCCGGGTCTTCGGGGCCCTGGTACCGGCACACGGCCACGCAACCGCGACGGAGATCATGCGGGCCGTGAACCAGGACTCCGTACAGGACGCGCTCACGCTGGTCGACGAGAGCCACGCGCAGTCGCTACAGGACCGGCACACGTTGCTGGCGGTCGAAAGGGCCCTGCACGACCTGACGGCGACGGAACTGCCCGTTCCGACCCAGGCCGGGGTGACGTTCGTCGGCCCTCTCGCCCGGCGACTGGGGATCCGCCCCGCCACCCTGCGCAAGTGGGAGCGGGCCGGCCTGGTCCACCCGCACCGGGAGCCGAGGACGGGCTACCGCGTCTACGCCCCGGCGGACGTCCGCGACGCCCAGTTGACACACCAGCTGCGTCGCGGCGGATATCTTCTCCGCCAGATCGCCCCGCTGCTGGACCAGGTGCGGGCGGCCGGCGGGGTGGGTCCGCTGGAGACCGCCCTGACCGCGTGGCGGGACCGGTTGACCACGCGCAGCGTCGCCATGCTGGCGGCTGCCGGGGAACTCCACACCTACCTGGCGCAGCGGCCCTCGGCATCGCGTTGA
- a CDS encoding GntR family transcriptional regulator has protein sequence MFDDRSPIYRQIASRIKADVLSGALKGDDQVMSTTQYATFYRINPATAAKAFQQLVDEGVLYKKRGIGMFVSPDARDTLRAERRESFFAKVVEPMITEARAIGIPLQDVVRRIEEHEQR, from the coding sequence ATGTTCGACGACCGGAGTCCGATCTATCGACAGATCGCCAGCCGGATCAAGGCTGACGTGCTGAGCGGGGCACTGAAGGGCGACGACCAGGTCATGTCCACCACCCAGTACGCCACCTTCTACCGGATCAACCCGGCGACCGCGGCCAAGGCGTTCCAGCAGCTGGTCGACGAGGGCGTCCTCTACAAGAAACGAGGTATCGGCATGTTCGTCAGCCCGGACGCCCGGGACACGCTCCGGGCCGAACGCCGGGAGAGCTTCTTCGCCAAGGTGGTCGAGCCGATGATCACCGAGGCCAGGGCCATCGGCATTCCGCTCCAGGACGTGGTGCGTCGGATCGAGGAGCACGAGCAGCGATGA
- a CDS encoding M55 family metallopeptidase, producing the protein MTDRLRVLISADLEGVSGIVHVVETNPGGYDYERGRALMTAEVNAAVAGVLDAVPDADVRVADAHGTFRNLLPEELDRRVRLIRGKPRPLGMMAGLEAGVDAVLFIGYHARAGAGPGVLAHTISDAVLDVRLQGASVGEIGLNAALAGHFGVPVVLGSGDDAACAELRALVPAAVTVEVKRALGQAAAETLHPQEARDRIRRSAAEAIGRRNRVRPVPTGGPVETEIDLYGPYTVDLATLVPGVSRAPGGRTVTFTGEDIVAAYRLIQLVVQLGQIKPG; encoded by the coding sequence ATGACGGACCGGTTGCGCGTACTGATCTCCGCCGACCTGGAGGGCGTCTCCGGGATCGTGCACGTCGTCGAGACCAACCCCGGGGGCTACGACTACGAACGCGGTCGAGCACTGATGACGGCCGAGGTCAACGCCGCCGTCGCCGGGGTGCTGGACGCCGTACCGGACGCCGACGTTCGGGTCGCGGACGCGCACGGGACGTTCCGGAACCTGCTGCCCGAGGAACTGGACCGGCGGGTCCGGCTGATCCGCGGCAAGCCCCGTCCACTGGGCATGATGGCCGGACTCGAAGCCGGCGTCGACGCGGTGCTGTTCATCGGGTACCACGCCAGGGCCGGCGCCGGTCCTGGCGTACTGGCCCACACGATCAGTGATGCCGTGCTCGACGTACGGCTCCAGGGGGCGTCGGTGGGGGAGATCGGACTCAACGCCGCCCTCGCCGGCCACTTCGGCGTACCTGTCGTGCTGGGCAGCGGCGACGACGCCGCCTGCGCCGAACTCCGGGCCCTGGTGCCGGCCGCCGTCACGGTCGAGGTCAAGCGGGCGCTCGGCCAGGCCGCGGCCGAGACGCTGCATCCGCAGGAGGCCCGGGACCGGATCCGCCGGTCCGCCGCCGAGGCGATCGGTCGACGGAACCGGGTACGGCCGGTGCCGACCGGTGGACCGGTCGAAACCGAGATCGACCTGTACGGCCCGTACACCGTCGACCTCGCCACGCTGGTGCCCGGGGTCTCGCGCGCCCCCGGAGGCCGGACGGTCACCTTCACCGGCGAGGACATCGTGGCGGCGTACCGGCTGATCCAGCTCGTGGTCCAGCTCGGCCAGATCAAACCCGGCTGA
- a CDS encoding PadR family transcriptional regulator, producing the protein MRMREPTYFILAALQDEPLHGYAIMSRVQEVSQGRIRLATGTLYAALDRLSGEQLVRVVDEQVVNGRARRYYELTDEGRVALRAEADRMVEAARIVTEHRGRPSLVRPTVAPA; encoded by the coding sequence ATGCGAATGCGGGAACCGACGTACTTCATCCTGGCCGCGCTACAGGACGAGCCGTTGCACGGCTACGCGATCATGAGTCGGGTTCAGGAGGTGTCCCAAGGTCGGATCAGGCTGGCCACCGGGACGCTCTACGCCGCGCTCGACCGACTCTCCGGCGAGCAGCTCGTCCGAGTCGTCGACGAGCAGGTGGTCAACGGCCGGGCCCGGCGCTACTACGAGCTGACCGACGAGGGTCGGGTGGCACTGCGCGCCGAGGCGGACCGGATGGTCGAGGCGGCCCGGATCGTCACCGAACACCGCGGCCGTCCGTCACTGGTACGCCCGACGGTGGCACCGGCATGA
- a CDS encoding sigma-70 family RNA polymerase sigma factor: protein MSGTGRIGPDTRMVVAARAGDPRALDALVASSLPLVYNIVGRAMNGHADTDDVVQETLLRLVRHLSELRDPAAFRSWLVAIAVRQVRDWQQRWTTTQASQATGAVPGSPDDVPDPGADFAEVTILRLGLTDQRREVAEATRWLDPDDRELLALWWLEETGELNRADLAAALGLSGEHTAVRVHRMKEQLHTARTVVRALRARPGCPDLYAATADWTGEPGPLWRKRLSRHIRDCVRCLRQDADLLPVDRLLAGLPLLPLPAGLAEQLSAVTAGSTAGTVVGPVSGPTAAYPSIGQSGASHSGAAPSAASHAAPSGGLGKVFGMGAHGVAGPVTVAAAVAGLVVAVLLAVQMTKPSAPESTAADQAGGATATASPTPTPTVSGVTPTPRRATPTPTARTSTRAAVPAGPARTSDKKGVAVWNFSGVSQALGQSKASWYYTWSTHHQGISTPSGVDFVPMIWGRDNVDSRSIAQAKSAGPYLLGFNEPDMAGQANMSVDEALTLWPKLAATGSTLGSPAVAFGGATPGGWLDRFMSGAKSRGHRVDFIALHWYGGDFVTANAVSQLKQYLQAVYQRYRLPIWLTEYALIDFSDGKVRFPSQQQQAAFVTASTKMLGGLSYLHRYAWFGLPATDKDLSGLFRSGTQPTEVGRAFRAAG from the coding sequence ATGTCCGGAACCGGCCGGATCGGGCCCGACACCCGGATGGTCGTCGCGGCCCGTGCGGGCGATCCGCGTGCCCTCGACGCGCTGGTGGCCAGCTCGCTGCCGCTCGTCTACAACATCGTCGGGCGGGCGATGAACGGGCACGCCGACACCGACGACGTGGTCCAGGAGACCCTGCTCAGGTTGGTGCGGCACCTGTCCGAACTGCGCGATCCGGCAGCCTTCCGCTCCTGGCTCGTGGCCATCGCCGTCCGGCAGGTCCGGGACTGGCAGCAGCGCTGGACGACCACCCAGGCCAGTCAGGCCACCGGGGCCGTGCCGGGCAGCCCGGACGACGTACCCGACCCGGGCGCCGACTTCGCCGAGGTGACCATCCTCCGGCTCGGTCTCACCGACCAGCGCCGCGAGGTCGCCGAGGCGACCCGCTGGCTCGACCCGGACGACCGGGAACTGCTCGCCCTGTGGTGGCTGGAGGAGACCGGCGAACTGAACCGCGCCGACCTCGCCGCGGCGCTCGGACTCTCCGGCGAGCACACGGCCGTCCGGGTACACCGGATGAAGGAACAACTGCACACCGCCCGTACGGTCGTCCGCGCGCTGCGGGCCCGACCCGGCTGCCCCGACCTGTACGCCGCCACGGCCGATTGGACCGGCGAGCCCGGCCCGCTGTGGCGCAAGCGGCTGTCCCGGCACATCCGGGACTGCGTCCGGTGCCTGCGCCAGGACGCCGACCTGCTCCCCGTCGACCGCCTGCTCGCCGGGCTGCCGCTGCTGCCCCTGCCGGCGGGACTCGCCGAGCAGTTGTCGGCCGTGACCGCCGGTTCCACCGCCGGCACCGTCGTCGGCCCGGTTTCCGGACCGACCGCTGCCTATCCGAGCATCGGGCAGTCGGGCGCGTCGCATTCCGGTGCCGCGCCGTCCGCAGCCTCGCACGCGGCGCCGTCGGGCGGGCTCGGCAAGGTGTTCGGGATGGGGGCACACGGGGTGGCCGGGCCCGTGACGGTCGCGGCGGCGGTCGCCGGCCTCGTCGTGGCGGTCCTGCTGGCGGTGCAGATGACCAAGCCCTCGGCACCGGAGAGCACGGCCGCCGACCAGGCGGGCGGCGCCACCGCCACGGCCAGCCCGACGCCGACCCCCACGGTCAGCGGGGTCACCCCGACACCACGCCGGGCCACCCCGACGCCGACGGCCCGGACCTCGACCCGGGCCGCCGTACCCGCCGGACCGGCCCGGACCTCGGACAAGAAGGGCGTCGCGGTCTGGAACTTCTCCGGGGTCAGCCAGGCGCTCGGCCAGTCGAAGGCGAGTTGGTACTACACCTGGTCCACGCACCACCAGGGGATCAGCACCCCGAGCGGGGTGGACTTCGTGCCGATGATCTGGGGCCGGGACAACGTCGACAGCCGCAGCATCGCCCAGGCCAAGAGCGCCGGGCCGTACCTGCTCGGCTTCAACGAGCCGGACATGGCCGGCCAGGCGAACATGAGCGTGGACGAGGCGCTGACCCTGTGGCCGAAGCTCGCCGCCACCGGAAGCACCCTCGGCAGTCCGGCCGTCGCCTTCGGCGGCGCCACCCCGGGCGGCTGGCTCGACCGGTTCATGTCCGGTGCGAAGTCGCGCGGCCACCGGGTCGACTTCATCGCACTGCACTGGTACGGCGGAGACTTCGTCACCGCCAACGCCGTGTCCCAGCTCAAGCAGTACCTACAGGCGGTGTACCAGCGCTACCGGCTACCGATCTGGCTCACCGAGTACGCCCTGATCGACTTCTCCGACGGAAAGGTGCGGTTCCCGAGCCAACAGCAGCAGGCGGCCTTCGTCACCGCCTCCACCAAAATGCTGGGCGGCCTGTCGTACCTGCACCGGTACGCCTGGTTCGGCCTGCCCGCCACGGACAAGGACCTCAGTGGACTGTTCCGCAGCGGCACCCAGCCGACGGAGGTGGGGCGGGCCTTCCGGGCGGCCGGCTGA